A genome region from Bemisia tabaci chromosome 3, PGI_BMITA_v3 includes the following:
- the LOC109042862 gene encoding OV-16 antigen isoform X4, producing MIRIRFKFTGNCLRCYFSFVISIIVCLFKMVTSATNNIDHTLRYHGIIPDIIDVAPKFVINISYKRNDRLRMGFKVDPGGMQHVPWVEWPVEAGTFYTLLMIDPDVPVRKNPSAAQRQHWIVGNIPRNDPHHGETITDYIGPISPKNSGLHIGLHFLSILKIHA from the exons ATGATTCGTATTAGATTTAAATTCACAGGGAACTGTCTGAGGTGTTACTTTTCATTCGTCATCTCAATCATTGTGTGCCTCTTCAAGATGGTTACATCTGCAACGAACAATATCGATCACACACTTCGCTATCATGGTATTATACCTGACATCATAGATGTAGCGCCTAAATTTGTTATAAAT ATCTCATATAAGAGGAATGACCGCCTTCGAATGGGTTTCAAAGTAGACCCTGGTGGCATGCAGCATGTCCCATGGGTCGAATGGCCCGTGGAGGCTGGAACTTTCTATACGCTATTGATGATTG ATCCTGATGTCCCAGTTCGGAAAAATCCGTCTGCGGCACAAAGGCAGCATTGGATTGTTGGAAACATACCACGCAATGATCCCCATCATGGCGAAACGATCACAGATTACATAGGCCCTATTTCGCCGAAAAACTCAG gaCTTCACATAGGACTACATTTCTTGTCTATTCTCAAAATTCACGCATAA
- the LOC109042862 gene encoding OV-16 antigen isoform X3, giving the protein MEFYLYIFETREYLRRRDLTMIRIRFKFTGNCLRCYFSFVISIIVCLFKMVTSATNNIDHTLRYHGIIPDIIDVAPKFVINISYKRNDRLRMGFKVDPGGMQHVPWVEWPVEAGTFYTLLMIDPDVPVRKNPSAAQRQHWIVGNIPRNDPHHGETITDYIGPISPKNSGLA; this is encoded by the exons ttttacttGTATATATTCGAGACCAGAGAGTATTTGAGAAGGAGAGACTTAACTATGATTCGTATTAGATTTAAATTCACAGGGAACTGTCTGAGGTGTTACTTTTCATTCGTCATCTCAATCATTGTGTGCCTCTTCAAGATGGTTACATCTGCAACGAACAATATCGATCACACACTTCGCTATCATGGTATTATACCTGACATCATAGATGTAGCGCCTAAATTTGTTATAAAT ATCTCATATAAGAGGAATGACCGCCTTCGAATGGGTTTCAAAGTAGACCCTGGTGGCATGCAGCATGTCCCATGGGTCGAATGGCCCGTGGAGGCTGGAACTTTCTATACGCTATTGATGATTG ATCCTGATGTCCCAGTTCGGAAAAATCCGTCTGCGGCACAAAGGCAGCATTGGATTGTTGGAAACATACCACGCAATGATCCCCATCATGGCGAAACGATCACAGATTACATAGGCCCTATTTCGCCGAAAAACTCAG GTTTAGCATGA
- the LOC109042862 gene encoding OV-16 antigen isoform X2, with protein sequence MEFYLYIFETREYLRRRDLTMIRIRFKFTGNCLRCYFSFVISIIVCLFKMVTSATNNIDHTLRYHGIIPDIIDVAPKFVINISYKRNDRLRMGFKVDPGGMQHVPWVEWPVEAGTFYTLLMIDPDVPVRKNPSAAQRQHWIVGNIPRNDPHHGETITDYIGPISPKNSGLHIGLHFLSILKIHA encoded by the exons ttttacttGTATATATTCGAGACCAGAGAGTATTTGAGAAGGAGAGACTTAACTATGATTCGTATTAGATTTAAATTCACAGGGAACTGTCTGAGGTGTTACTTTTCATTCGTCATCTCAATCATTGTGTGCCTCTTCAAGATGGTTACATCTGCAACGAACAATATCGATCACACACTTCGCTATCATGGTATTATACCTGACATCATAGATGTAGCGCCTAAATTTGTTATAAAT ATCTCATATAAGAGGAATGACCGCCTTCGAATGGGTTTCAAAGTAGACCCTGGTGGCATGCAGCATGTCCCATGGGTCGAATGGCCCGTGGAGGCTGGAACTTTCTATACGCTATTGATGATTG ATCCTGATGTCCCAGTTCGGAAAAATCCGTCTGCGGCACAAAGGCAGCATTGGATTGTTGGAAACATACCACGCAATGATCCCCATCATGGCGAAACGATCACAGATTACATAGGCCCTATTTCGCCGAAAAACTCAG gaCTTCACATAGGACTACATTTCTTGTCTATTCTCAAAATTCACGCATAA